ATCGTTTTTTCTTGCGAAAGATTAGACTTACAAAAGAAAAATACAATCTTGATATAATTTCTTATTGCTTAATGCCAAATCATTTTCATCTTTTAGTCAGACAGAATTCTGAGAAGATTATTGCAAAATGGATTCAGAAAGTTTTAAGTGGATATGTCCAAGCATTTAATAAACAAAATGATCGTAAGGGAACTTTGTTTGAAAGTTCGACAAAACCGAAGATTATAAATTCAAATGAATATCTCGCTAATATAATTCATTATTTACATTTAAATCCTATAAAGGCAAAATTAGTTAGTGATCCATCTAATTGGGAATATTCAAGCTACAATAATTGGAGTTCAGATTCTGAAAATTCAATGATTTCAAAGAAAATTCGTTTGGAATTCTACAATTCCGGAAATGAATACAAGATGTCCTTTAAAGAATATTGGGAATCAAAAATATGGGAAGAAGAAAATTATGAAAATTAACCTTGAAAAGGCTTTTTCCAGAGGATTTCTTTCAAGTCAGCCTTTTCAATGGTTTTAGCGTGAAAGATAAGGATAATAAGTAACATAATGCAAAAAACCGTTGAAAAAGTTCAGCAGGAAGAAAAGCCTTATAAACTTTTTCAATGTACAAATAAGGGAGAACCAAATGCAAATAGATTTAAAAGGAAAAGACATCATCTGCACGCAAGAGATATCGGTGCAGGAAATAAAAGCTCTTTTGAAATTAGCAAAAGAGATGAAAGCAGATAGGTATGGAGAAAAGTACAATAAACTTTTAAAGGATAAAACTTTTTTGATGTTCTTTTACAATCCGTCTTTAAGAACGAGAATATCCTTCGAAGCGGCTGCGACAGAACTCGGAGGACACGCCCAATTCCTGGAACCAAAAACAATGCGTTTGAAGAAAACCAGCCGAGGAGTAGAAGTTCAAGCAGGAGAAACTATCGAGGATGCAGCTAAAGTTCTCGATCGTTATGCCTGCGGAATGGGAATCAGGATTCTGGAAACTTCCGTTGAGAATTACGGCGATGGAAATGCTCTTCTGCGGGAATATGCCAAATGGATGAATGCTCCTGTTATCAATATGGCAGATGATAAATATCATCCCTGCCAGGGACTTTCCGATGTAATGGGAATGCAGGAACATCGAGGAAACCTGGAAGGAAAAACTGTTCTGATGACCTGGGCACACGGAGCACTTGCTCGTTCATATTGCTCGGTTCACGAAAATCTGCTCATAACTTCTCGATTAGGAATGAATGTGAAACTGGCTTTCCCAAAAGGTTATGATCTTCCTGAAGAAGAAATCATAAAAGTAAAAGCAAACTGCGATGCGAACGGAAAAAAATTCGAGATCATTAACGATCCAAATGAAGGATATACAAAAGATGTAGAGTTTGTCTATTCCCGTAACTGGTTCGGACCGGATTTCTATGAAATCGGTAAAGAAGCAGAGATTGCCAGAGCCAGTAAAATGACGGATTGGATCTGCAATCAGGAAAGAATGAACCGCACCAATAAT
This genomic stretch from Candidatus Cloacimonadota bacterium harbors:
- a CDS encoding transposase; translated protein: MRKIRLTKEKYNLDIISYCLMPNHFHLLVRQNSEKIIAKWIQKVLSGYVQAFNKQNDRKGTLFESSTKPKIINSNEYLANIIHYLHLNPIKAKLVSDPSNWEYSSYNNWSSDSENSMISKKIRLEFYNSGNEYKMSFKEYWESKIWEEENYEN
- a CDS encoding ornithine carbamoyltransferase codes for the protein MQIDLKGKDIICTQEISVQEIKALLKLAKEMKADRYGEKYNKLLKDKTFLMFFYNPSLRTRISFEAAATELGGHAQFLEPKTMRLKKTSRGVEVQAGETIEDAAKVLDRYACGMGIRILETSVENYGDGNALLREYAKWMNAPVINMADDKYHPCQGLSDVMGMQEHRGNLEGKTVLMTWAHGALARSYCSVHENLLITSRLGMNVKLAFPKGYDLPEEEIIKVKANCDANGKKFEIINDPNEGYTKDVEFVYSRNWFGPDFYEIGKEAEIARASKMTDWICNQERMNRTNNALYIHPMPVDRGKEVTDKVASGPNSIIVDIAENRLHTQKAIMAMTIAGMKVEV